A window from Kluyveromyces lactis strain NRRL Y-1140 chromosome E complete sequence encodes these proteins:
- the PPH3 gene encoding phosphoprotein phosphatase PP4 catalytic subunit PPH3 (highly similar to uniprot|P32345 Saccharomyces cerevisiae YDR075W PPH3 Catalytic subunit of protein phosphatase involved in activation of Gln3p which is a transcription factor with a role in nitrogen utilization), translated as MMKLDEIIETLRQGKHVDEDSIYSLCVMAQELLMNESNVTHVDTPVTICGDIHGQLHDLLTLFAKSGGIEKNRYIFLGDFVDRGFYSLESFLLLVCYKLRYPDRIVLIRGNHETRQITKVYGFYDEVVRKYGNSNVWRYCCEVFDYLPLGAIVNNKVFCVHGGLSPDVLSINEIRTIDRKKEVPHEGAMCDLLWSDPEDVDTWSLSPRGAGFLFGQNEVDKFLHTNSVELIARAHQLVMEGYKEMFDGGLVTVWSAPNYCYRCGNVAAVLRIDDDMTKDYTIFEAVQARDSGGNVILPTKKPQMDYFL; from the coding sequence ATGATGAAACTCGATGAGATTATAGAGACTCTAAGGCAGGGGAAACATGTTGACGAGGATTCGATATACTCGCTGTGTGTCATGGCTCAAGAACTTCTTATGAATGAGTCTAACGTGACACATGTGGATACGCCAGTCACAATTTGTGGAGATATTCATGGCCAATTGCATGATTTGTTGACTCTCTTTGCTAAGAGTGGAGGcattgaaaagaatagatACATCTTTTTGGGAGATTTCGTGGATAGAGGGTTCTATTCGTTAGAGagtttccttcttttggTATGTTATAAATTAAGGTATCCAGATAGAATTGTGTTGATACGAGGAAATCATGAAACAAGACAGATTACGAAGGTTTATGGGTTTTACGACGAAGTGGTAAGGAAATATGGTAACAGTAACGTATGGAGATACTGTTGCGAAGTATTCGACTATTTGCCCTTGGGTGCCATTGTAAACAACAAGGTTTTCTGTGTTCATGGTGGATTATCGCCGGACGTTTTATCAATCAACGAAATACGAACCATCGATAGGAAAAAGGAGGTACCGCATGAAGGTGCTATGTGTGATTTATTGTGGTCGGATCCAGAGGATGTGGATACTTGGTCTCTTTCCCCGCGTGGTGCAGGTTTCCTATTTGGCCAAAACGAAGTAGATAAATTTTTACACACAAATAGTGTCGAATTAATCGCTAGAGCTCATCAATTGGTCATGGAAGGTTATAAAGAGATGTTCGATGGGGGATTAGTCACGGTATGGTCAGCACCAAACTACTGTTATCGTTGTGGGAATGTGGCTGCTGTGCTGCGCATCGATGACGATATGACGAAGGATTACACCATTTTTGAAGCTGTTCAGGCGAGGGATAGTGGAGGTAATGTCATTCTCCCTACGAAAAAACCTCAAATGGACTACTTCTTGTAA
- the PEA2 gene encoding Pea2p (weakly similar to uniprot|Q70DD8 Saccharomyces cerevisiae YER149C PEA2 Coiled-coil polarisome protein) yields MLRNNLDQWYEYNTSFVEKLHGKYPNEQLNEYLQTTSTNSLISNRQNSEWDELPMDLDSQLKLEFALYLINESANGSLSTKGTTFLQKLGSVDVDTLKELVQLVLENDKSLANKSTDEDEGKVEQITSYLISSSISKGINLASIDNSSNEEGVHDPISFCKKNIDILLDAYPQNSSSSLQHAPLSTSELELNDISKQQDLQTAITDLQLAYKFLKSKYENDRDEYQATIETLNKTNKELSEELLHYHSKLKEREEKSKVTSQMQSIPMDIDRSFSQAISESSDIKSSTSASNHQSFSMMKQEFKRILADTQLRYEKELEQERLLRQQLENKLENKGYR; encoded by the coding sequence ATGCTTCGTAATAACCTGGACCAATGGTACGAGTACAATACCTCTTTTGTAGAGAAATTGCATGGGAAGTACCCCAATGAACAGTTGAATGAATATTTGCAAACTACGAGTACGAATTCCCTGATATCCAATAGACAAAATTCGGAGTGGGATGAGCTTCCAATGGATTTGGATtcccaattgaaattggaaTTTGCATTGTACTTGATTAATGAATCTGCTAACGGTTCTCTAAGTACTAAGGGAACTACTTTCTTACAAAAGCTTGGCTCGGTAGACGTTGACacgttgaaagaattagTCCAATTGGTACTAGAGAATGATAAATCTTTAGCCAATAAAAGCActgatgaggatgaggGGAAAGTGGAACAGATCACCTCCTACCTGATCTCTAGCTCCATTTCTAAAGGTATCAATTTGGCATCAATAGACAATTCTTCCAACGAGGAGGGTGTACATGATCCAATCTCATTTTGTAAGAAAAACATCGACATCCTGTTGGATGCATACCCACAGAATTCAAGCAGTTCTTTGCAACACGCGCCCCTTTCTACCTCAGAATTGGAACTTAACGATATCTCAAAACAACAGGACCTACAAACGGCTATCACGGATTTACAACTTGCATacaagttcttgaaatcgaaatatgaaaatgataGAGATGAATACCAGGCGACTATAGAAACTCTGAACAAGACTAACAAAGAGCTTTCTGAAGAGCTCTTACACTATCATAGTAAGTTGAAGGAGCGCGAGGAGAAATCGAAAGTCACTTCACAGATGCAATCAATTCCAATGGATATCGATAGATCCTTCTCACAAGCAATTTCCGAATCCAGTGACATCAAATCCTCAACATCTGCTTCTAACCATCAATCTTTCTCAATGATGAAGCAAGAATTTAAACGAATCTTAGCTGATACTCAGTTAAGATACGAAAAAGAACTAGAACAAGAACGCCTGTTGAGACAACAGTTGGAGAACAAGTTGGAAAATAAAGGATACCGCTAA
- the SPT15 gene encoding TATA-binding protein (highly similar to uniprot|P13393 Saccharomyces cerevisiae YER148W SPT15 TATA-binding protein general transcription factor that interacts with other factors to form the preinitiation complex at promoters essential for viability), producing the protein MSEENRMKQFQEENKIVFDPSTRSVWETQEKQEHESLPGTDANAEDADKGSATSGIIPTLQNIVATVNLDCRLDLKTVALHARNAEYNPKRFAAVIMRIREPKTTALIFASGKMVVTGAKSEDDSKLASRKYARIIQKIGFSAKFTDFKIQNIVGSCDVKFPIRLEGLAFSHGTFSSYEPELFPGLIYRMVKPKIVLLIFVSGKIVLTGAKQREEIYQAFEAIYPVLSEFRKL; encoded by the coding sequence atgtcagaagaaaatagaaTGAAACAGTTCCAAGAGGAAAACAAGATAGTATTTGATCCAAGTACACGATCAGTATGGGAAACTcaagaaaaacaagaacATGAATCTTTACCTGGAACAGATGCTAATGCGGAAGACGCAGATAAAGGTTCTGCCACTTCGGGAATCATACCAACCCTACAGAATATTGTGGCCACTGTGAATTTGGACTGTAGGTTGGATCTAAAGACGGTAGCATTACACGCTCGTAATGCAGAATACAATCCAAAGCGTTTTGCGGCTGTGATTATGCGTATCAGAGAACCGAAGACTACTGCATTGATTTTCGCATCTGGTAAGATGGTTGTTACTGGTGCTAAGAGTGAGGATGATTCCAAGTTGGCTAGTAGAAAATATGCcagaattattcaaaagattggGTTCAGTGCCAAGTTTactgatttcaagatcCAAAATATTGTCGGCTCATGTGACGTGAAGTTCCCAATCCGTTTAGAAGGTTTAGCATTCAGTCACGGTACTTTCTCTTCATACGAACCAGAGTTATTCCCTGGTCTTATCTATAGAATGGTGAAACCTAAGATTGTGTTACTAATTTTCGTTTCCGGCAAGATTGTCTTAACTGGTGCCaaacaaagagaagaaatctaTCAAGCGTTTGAAGCTATCTACCCTGTGTTGAGTGAATTCAGGAAGCTATGA
- the SCC4 gene encoding cohesin-loading factor complex subunit SCC4 (similar to uniprot|P40090 Saccharomyces cerevisiae YER147C SCC4), which yields MDTFKDELLNVPISFDQKSLSRKAQQLDLIYHLSKQYTLTAHDVVTEIETELELRQYYTLINQAIRCLRYLKDGGFQLSLEQDFQITNDLVTLLIEETHRIDLAEQYFSALRERLQSTTWVNEKMYVDYVLLCKIPLYKNDPSHNKIALRNLSKLISKLDTSLWKVLFQYFRLQLIPGNERKLADYRDILFVIKNHEQFHFVVMCSFINYCLDEGISIPADMWVYFSEMDTAHVKLKIWKILLELLVLIFKDINITDKLTELKSFFDNNKDKIDSPLESIHLFDTVSLKLDFPVFGYKDVKNLLLFFQSVSYLPNCFDKRSNFSVKFLPKTISTTGKLLSSLDEKCSLSKLNSLHKFYHTLLDLVKFYQTCESIILHGMVADDNTTSPYQDLLQAWNAQLRGQVKTASAIYYSILHNDLGNRELKLLSLLHLYAITLAEISECDTGNDDLHTLTTKANQLVSQLDLLLNTSVFSASTVWRSTKLLLVIMGRFEPFTKNPQASNQNTLLLNELEQYFAGNSLLPADDLPTSKAPVKIKKSLLLHIWLNYIAGSMSINELDQRCVLSSTCFKLAKQQYLPYLRYLVGIWNLMNNTIAMNSKEVALTKARLDQIVKDLKANSDTETTANSTS from the coding sequence ATGGACACCTTCAAAGATGAGCTGCTAAACGTTCCGATCTCTTTTGATCAAAAGTCCTTGAGCAGAAAAGCACAGCAGTTAGATTTGATATATCATCTCTCGAAACAGTACACTTTGACTGCACATGATGTTGTTACGgaaattgaaactgaaTTGGAACTTCGTCAGTATTATACATTGATAAATCAGGCTATACGATGTCTGCGATATTTGAAGGATGGCGGTTTCCAGCTTTCATTAGAGCAAGATTTTCAGATCACTAACGATCTTGTTACGTTATTGATTGAAGAGACTCATCGCATTGATCTCGCAGAGCAATATTTTTCAGCACTCAGAGAGAGGTTGCAAAGTACAACATGGGTCAATGAGAAGATGTATGTGGATTACGTTCTTCTTTGTAAGATCCCGCTGTATAAAAATGATCCAAGTCATAATAAGATTGCACTACGAAATCTATCCAAGCTTATATCAAAGCTCGATACGTCTCTTTGGAAAGTGctgtttcaatattttaGATTGCAGTTGATTCCAGGCAATGAAAGGAAGTTGGCTGATTATAGAGATATTCTGTTCGTGATCAAAAACCATGAACAATTCCATTTCGTTGTGATGTGTTCGTTTATTAATTACTGTCTCGATGAAGGGATCAGCATACCAGCTGATATGTGGGTTTATTTTAGTGAAATGGACACAGCTCATGTCAAACTTAAAATATGGAAAATACTCTTGGAGCTCTTAGTTTTAATCTTCAAGGACATTAACATTACTGATAAGCTCACAGAACTGAAATCCTTCTTTGACAAcaataaagataaaatcGATAGTCCATTGGAATCAATTCACCTTTTTGACACTGTATCATTGAAGCTTGACTTTCCTGTATTCGGATACAAAGATGTAAAAAATTTGCtattattctttcaaagtgTCAGTTATTTACCGAATTGTTTCGACAAAAGATCAAACTTCTCTGTTAAGTTCTTACCGAAAACTATATCAACAACTGGAAAGCTCCTTTCCTCCTTGGATGAAAAATGTTCACTCTCCAAattgaattctttgcaCAAATTTTATCACACTTTGTTGGACCTGGTGAAGTTCTATCAGACCTGTGAATCAATAATCCTACATGGTATGGTTGCCGATGACAATACTACTTCGCCATACCAAGACTTGCTTCAAGCGTGGAATGCACAACTTAGAGGACAAGTGAAGACAGCATCAGCTATTTACTATTCTATATTACACAATGATTTAGGAAACAGGGAATTGAAGTTACTGTCATTATTACATCTATACGCCATCACGTTGGCTGAAATTTCAGAGTGTGATACAGGAAACGACGATCTGCACACATTAACAACCAAGGCTAATCAATTGGTTTCTCAATTGGATCTTCTATTAAATACCTCAGTTTTTAGTGCTAGTACAGTTTGGCGCAGTACAAAATTATTATTGGTAATAATGGGAAGATTCGAGCCTTTCACCAAAAACCCACAAGCTTCCAATCAGAACACATTACTTTTAAATGAGTTAGAGCAATATTTTGCAGGAAATAGTTTATTACCTGCGGACGATTTACCCACAAGTAAGGCACCTGtcaaaattaaaaaatCGTTACTGCTCCACATATGGCTTAATTACATAGCTGGTTCCATGTCTATTAATGAGTTAGACCAAAGATGTGTTCTTTCTAGTACCTGTTTCAAGTTAGCAAAGCAACAATATCTACCGTACCTAAGATATCTTGTCGGTATTTGGAATTTAATGAATAATACCATTGCGATGAACAGCAAAGAAGTTGCTTTGACAAAAGCAAGGTTAGATCAAATCGTCAAAGATCTAAAAGCCAACTCTGACACTGAAACTACAGCCAATAGTACATCATAG
- the TPS2 gene encoding trehalose-phosphatase TPS2 (similar to uniprot|P31688 Saccharomyces cerevisiae YDR074W TPS2 Trehalose-6-phosphate phosphatase) produces the protein MTGEKKLSNKVINCITQLPYKIEKISDDDTEANDPSCWSIEPISGNSALQSSLKYLNESPNWEHHIVAWTGEILNSDENPDRSMYLTQAEKEVIATMLQGKEAEGCTHTVHPVWLLRKDQYRWRKFAENVIWPALHYILNAPDDGTLENVWWYDYVKFNEAYAMKVAQIYQPGDIIWVHDYYLMLLPQLLRMRFNNATIAYFHDTPWPSNEYFRCLSRRKPVLDGLLGSNRICFQNDGFARHFVSSCQRLLGCTATKSSNSNANNSDEYRITSYGGDVLVDSLPIGVDTEQIQRDAFSPDVDEKVNAIKKAYEGKKIIIGRDRLDTVKGVLQKLQAYQVFLAMYPEWRGKVVLIQVSGPTAKTDANIKLESQVNELVSSINGEYGNLNYSPVQHYYLRIPQDVYYSLLRVADVCLITSVRDGMNTTALEFVTVKSQLSKYNCYASPLILSEFSGTSTILTDAIIINPWDAVAVSKAINKALKLTPEQKETLELKLRKEVPTIQDWTDKFLGKVVDLVEHKIGNQKITPALNRPLLLKTYKKAKRRLFLFDYDGTLTPIVQDPAAAIPSARLYSIITKLAQDPKNKIWLISGRDQQFLNRYFGTKIPQVGLSAEHGCFMKDVSSEEWINLTSKFDMSWQKEVGQIMEEYTKKTPGSFIERKKVALTWHYRRSDPQLGEFNADALKTSLEKITDGLGVEVMEGKANIEVRPSFVNKGEIVKRLVWTPHGAKQLIEDNFSIDENVLRDELPEFVLCLGDDVTDEDMFKQLNHIEEQWDEKYPNFESSDGFGIYPVTVGSASKKTVAKAYLTDPQQVLDTLGLLVGDVSLFQSAGTVDLDDRGHLKDSESSLRSEQASAAYAMKRSTSSNNGLKKSSKNN, from the coding sequence ATGACTGGAGAGAAGAAACTGTCCAACAAGGTTATCAACTGTATCACACAGTTGCCCTATAAGATTGAGAAAATAAGTGATGATGACACGGAGGCTAACGATCCATCCTGTTGGTCAATTGAACCAATAAGTGGTAATTCCGCTTTGCAATCAAGtctcaaatatttgaacgAGTCACCTAATTGGGAACACCATATCGTTGCATGGACCGGTGAAATCCTTAACTCAGATGAGAATCCCGATAGATCCATGTATTTGACGCAGGCTGAAAAGGAAGTCATTGCCACCATGTTGCAAGGGAAAGAAGCTGAGGGTTGCACCCACACTGTTCATCCGGTATGGCTTTTAAGGAAGGATCAATACCGTTGGAGGAAATTTGCTGAAAACGTTATCTGGCCTGCATTGCACTATATCTTGAATGCACCGGATGACGGTACTTTAGAAAACGTTTGGTGGTACGATTACGTGAAGTTCAATGAAGCTTACGCTATGAAAGTGGCCCAAATTTATCAACCAGGTGATATCATCTGGGTTCATGATTACTACTTGATGTTGCTTCCTCAATTATTAAGAATGAGATTCAACAATGCAACCATTGCATACTTCCATGATACTCCTTGGCCATCAAACGAATATTTCAGATGTCTTTCCAGGAGGAAGCCTGTCCTGGACGGTCTCTTAGGCTCCAACAGAATTTGTTTCCAAAACGACGGTTTCGCTAGACATTTTGTTTCCAGTTGTCAAAGGCTTTTGGGTTGTACTGCAACGAAATCTAGCAATTCAAACGCTAATAACTCAGACGAGTATCGGATAACGTCTTATGGTGGTGACGTTTTGGTTGACTCTTTGCCTATCGGTGTTGATACGGAGCAAATACAAAGGGATGCGTTCTCTCCAGATGTCGATGAAAAAGTTAACGCAATCAAGAAGGCTTACGagggaaagaaaatcatAATTGGTAGAGATCGATTGGATACTGTCAAAGGTGTTTTACAAAAGCTACAGGCGTACCAGGTATTCCTAGCTATGTATCCGGAATGGCGGGGTAAAGTGGTTTTGATTCAAGTCAGTGGTCCAACAGCTAAAACCGATGCAAATATAAAACTTGAGTCTCAAGTTAACGAATTGGTGTCGTCCATAAACGGTGAATATGGTAATTTGAACTATAGTCCTGTCCAGCATTATTACCTGAGAATTCCCCAAGATGTTTATTACTCCTTGCTAAGAGTAGCTGATGTTTGTTTGATTACCAGTGTTAGAGATGGTATGAATACAACTGCATTGGAATTTGTCACAGTTAAATCACAACTATCCAAATATAATTGTTACGCATCACCATTGATTTTGAGTGAGTTTTCTGGTACTTCTACGATCCTAACCGATGCAATAATCATAAACCCCTGGGATGCGGTTGCTGTGTCAAAGGCTATAAACAAAGCACTCAAATTAACACCGGAACAAAAAGAGACATTAGAACTGAAGTTGCGGAAAGAAGTTCCTACGATCCAAGATTGGACAGATAAATTTTTAGGTAAAGTGGTTGATCTTGTCGAACATAAGATAGgaaatcaaaagattaCACCTGCCTTGAATCGTCCTTTGCTCTTAAAGACTTATAAGAAGGCCAAAAGACGTTTATTCTTATTTGATTATGATGGTACATTGACGCCTATCGTGCAGGATCCTGCAGCTGCTATTCCAAGTGCAAGATTGTATTCTATAATAACCAAACTTGCTCAGGATCCGAAGAATAAGATATGGCTCATTTCAGGTCGTGATCAACAGTTTTTGAATAGATACTTTGGTACCAAAATACCACAAGTAGGTTTAAGTGCTGAACATGGTTGTTTCATGAAGGATGTTAGCAGTGAGGAATGGATTAATCTCACATCTAAGTTTGACATGTCGTGGCAAAAAGAGGTGGGGCAAATAATGGAGGAATACACCAAGAAGACTCCAGGTTCATTCAtcgaaaggaaaaaagttGCATTGACGTGGCACTATAGAAGATCTGATCCACAATTGGGTGAGTTTAATGCAGACGCCTTGAAAACTTCACTAGAGAAAATAACAGATGGTTTAGGCGTCGAAGTTATGGAAGGTAAAGCAAACATTGAAGTTCGTCCAAGTTTTGTAAACAAAGGTGAGATTGTTAAAAGATTAGTATGGACACCTCATGGAGCGAAACAATTAATCGAAGATAACTTctcaattgatgaaaatgtcCTAAGAGATGAACTGCCGGagtttgttctttgtcTCGGTGATGATGTAACCGATGAAGATATGTTTAAACAGCTTAACCACATTGAAGAGCAATGGGACGAGAAATACCCTAATTTCGAATCCTCTGATGGCTTTGGTATCTATCCTGTTACTGTTGGTTCTGCTTCCAAAAAGACGGTCGCAAAAGCCTACCTCACTGATCCACAACAAGTGCTAGATACTCTAGGGTTACTTGTTGGAGATGTCTCTTTATTCCAAAGTGCCGGTACTGTTGATCTAGATGATAGAGGACATCTGAAGGATAGTGAAAGTAGTTTGAGATCTGAGCAAGCAAGTGCTGCATATGCCATGAAAAGATCGacatcttcaaacaatGGTCTGAAAAAGTCATCCAAGAATAATTAA
- the SNF11 gene encoding Snf11p (similar to gnl|GLV|CAGL0G05329g Candida glabrata CAGL0G05329g and some similarites with YDR073W uniprot|P38956 Saccharomyces cerevisiae YDR073W SNF11 component of SWI/SNF global transcription activator complex), with amino-acid sequence MTDLNPAIDLKSDSGVSPKQKLQWKIQVLLHINSMLIKKSQETRTMYESRQVPTLASLSKEQMEQILIQYTKRIHCNLHTISQINQGNLAAKPPIMDPPPNPFLSNTASAQERQQDMLVKMYLLMNRMFQLW; translated from the coding sequence ATGACAGATCTAAACCCAGCAATAGACCTGAAATCAGACTCAGGAGTCTCACCAAAGCAGAAGCTACAATGGAAAATACAAGTGCTTCTTCATATCAACTCGATGTTGATCAAAAAATCccaagaaacaagaaccATGTACGAAAGCAGACAGGTACCGACACTCGCGTCGCTGTCCAAAGAacaaatggaacaaataCTAATCCAATATACGAAAAGAATACACTGTAACTTACATACAATATCTCAGATAAATCAAGGAAATCTAGCAGCAAAACCTCCTATCATGGACCCTCCTCCAAacccatttctttcaaacacTGCTTCAGCTCAGGAAAGACAACAGGATATGCTGGTCAAGATGTATCTATTAATGAATAGAATGTTCCAATTATGGTAG
- the IPT1 gene encoding inositolphosphotransferase (similar to uniprot|P38954 Saccharomyces cerevisiae YDR072C IPT1 Inositolphosphotransferase 1 involved in synthesis of mannose-(inositol-P)2-ceramide (M(IP)2C) which is the most abundant sphingolipid in cells mutation confers resistance to the antifungals syringomycin E and DmAMP1 in some growth media): MECLLWIPWFIKRVYLGGVNQRNVFTLALNFCLNFSPIFIWLFMFKNAGVIPTNWRPPIWGSVAYYCDAYIFGDYWHSLDTRLEFVVSLVSSSIIGILFAVVPLFIWYYVYYTKKLRHNLFDETDVLLQYPLNYIGSSQFRPSRMRNVLPFLFLFFTFVMLNFDHLLSSQDPSNFTKFKDLLAWVMYVILHLTGPILTGVYLYVFHIPGTLKCFSFALGLQNIVGLFTHFLLPMAPPWFIHMYGAHDTAHLNYSQPGYAAGLTRVDMHLGTHLNSNGFHLSPIVFGAVPSLHSAMAVQCFFFLLFRSTQTKSVPESIATDAAPVILQKDEDDDYEMDEEQDEEEQGYTNVKVQPNKSIIPFEFEDDDFADDSDSVESKLVSHINSITLQTTNGGDDDLEARATTSDSDSELNTLAVAKILAKQQVLPVHILESKWLYIFHKGLLPKFLGTIFVCLQWWSTQYLDHHFRYDLFVGAVYAVISYILINKYVLQPKVIKPWLITRADPTLDKMKESKTMGMRVFENTKIEWFFDPLA, from the coding sequence ATGGAGTGCTTACTTTGGATCCCGTGGTTCATCAAAAGGGTATATTTGGGTGGTGTAAATCAACGCAATGTCTTCACACTGGctttgaatttttgtttgaatttctcACCAATCTTTATATGGTTGTTTATGTTCAAGAATGCAGGTGTCATACCTACCAATTGGCGACCACCCATTTGGGGTAGCGTCGCTTATTATTGTGATGCGTATATTTTTGGTGATTACTGGCATTCTCTTGATACCAGGTTGGAATTCGTGGTGTCTCTCGTGAGCAGTAGTATCATCGGTATCTTATTTGCTGTGGTGCCATTGTTCATCTGGTACTATGTTTATTAtaccaagaaattgagGCATAACCTGTTCGATGAGACAGACGTCTTGCTACAATACCCTTTGAATTATATCGGTTCATCTCAATTCCGACCTAGCAGGATGAGAAACGTGTTACCCTTTCTattcttgttctttacATTTGTGATGTTGAATTTCGATCACCTTTTATCCAGTCAGGATCCGTCGAATTTCACCAAGTTCAAGGACTTATTGGCTTGGGTGATGTACGTGATTCTGCATCTCACTGGGCCCATTCTTACTGGTGTGTATTTGTACGTTTTCCACATCCCAGGTACGTTGAAATGCTTCTCATTCGCATTAGGTTTACAAAATATCGTTGGGCTCTTCACTCACTTTTTATTACCAATGGCTCCACCATGGTTCATACATATGTACGGTGCCCATGATACGGCTCATTTGAACTACAGTCAACCGGGTTACGCTGCTGGGTTGACTAGGGTCGACATGCATCTTGGAACTCATCTCAATTCGAATGGGTTCCATCTCTCGCCAATCGTGTTCGGTGCCGTGCCGTCACTACATTCGGCTATGGCTGTACaatgcttcttcttccttttgtTCAGGTCTACACAAACGAAATCTGTGCCGGAATCGATCGCTACGGATGCTGCTCCTgtcattcttcaaaaggatgaagatgatgacTATGAGatggatgaagaacaagatgaagaagaacaaggtTATACGAATGTTAAGGTCCAACCTAACAAATCCATTATTCCCTTCGAGTTCGAGGATGACGATTTTGCTGATGATAGTGACAGCGTCGAAAGTAAACTCGTTTCACATATTAATAGCATAACTTTACAAACAACTAACGGTGGGGATGACGACTTGGAAGCACGCGCAACGACTTCTGACTCGGATTCAGAACTAAATACGTTGGCTGTTGCTAAAATCCTTGCCAAACAGCAGGTTTTGCCAGTTCATATTCTAGAGTCCAAATGGCTCTACATTTTCCATAAAGGTCTGTTACCAAAATTTTTGGGTACGATTTTCGTATGCTTACAATGGTGGTCAACCCAATATTTGGATCACCATTTCAGATACGATTTATTCGTCGGTGCCGTTTATGCTGTAATCTCATACATCTTGATCAACAAATACGTCTTGCAACCAAAAGTTATCAAGCCTTGGCTAATAACCAGGGCTGATCCTACCTTGGACAAAATGAAAGAGTCAAAAACTATGGGTATGAgagtttttgaaaacactAAGATCGAATGGTTTTTCGATCCCTTGGCATGA
- the LSM5 gene encoding RNA-binding protein LSM5 (similar to uniprot|P40089 Saccharomyces cerevisiae YER146W LSM5 Component of small nuclear ribonucleoprotein complexes involved in RNA processing splicing and decay): protein MSSVSEILPLEVIDKTIGQEVTILLKDYREFFGTLVGFDDYVNVVIENAVEYLEDQEIKRFQGKMLLTGNNIAMLIPGGKPASN, encoded by the coding sequence ATGAGTAGTGTTTCAGAGATTTTGCCCCTAGAGGTCATTGACAAAACAATAGGACAGGAAGTGACCATTCTACTTAAAGATTACAGAGAATTCTTTGGTACGCTAGTAGGGTTCGATGATTACGTTAATGttgtcattgaaaatgcGGTAGAGTATTTGGAAGACCAGGAGATTAAAAGATTCCAGGGAAAGATGTTATTGACTGGTAACAACATTGCTATGTTGATACCTGGTGGAAAACCTGCTTCAAATTAA